gaaaaaatatataaattgttaGATGTTTTACCTTCAATGTGGTGAAAATGACAGCAGCGCACTTCACACTTACTGTTTTATTCAGTGCAGTACCTTCctaatttggcagtttttaatTTGTGCTTCCTTTGCACAACATATACCTGTCGATAACCATGTACCCAGATGTAGGTTCCGTCAAAGCCTCAGTAATTGAGTGACAGAGTTCTGGTGTGTAGACATCAGTGGATTTGGAAGAAATCCAGCCTGGGTttagtaaaaattaaagaaatagataAGAAACATGATAGATGGCTTGACAGTCAAGGACAGgtttaatttaaagaaaacaaacatgagaggggcttctggccaaGTTAGGTCAGAGGCACACTCCCTTACAGACTAACAGTTTTTAAGGATTCAGGGTGGGAGAGTTTATCAGAGACTTCAActgcttctttgtctctttgttgtgcttatctgggagggagagttgtGTCTCTGTTCCCATAACTCTTTCTGCATATGCAGGCATACCCCACTTTTAGCTTCTTATCTTTTAGCTTCCCTGACAGTGCAcccaaagggaaaggaatgtgcttattaaggCCCACTGTTTAACTGGGGCTCATTGTGTGAGGATGAAGTTGGGCAGTTACCCAAGAGACTttgctccctcctccctctgtgcCAGAGCTATCTTATCTGTGTTTTTCTGTCTGCTCTTTCTGGCTGCTTGTAGTTAaaagagaagtgatttccttgaaatgcatgGGGCTACAAAGGGAGCTGAAACATAAATTAGTGGTGTGTGTCTGAGATGTGCTCCCGCTCTGTCAGGTTTGCTTCCTGTCCCTGCCAGTTATTAGCTAAGAAACATGGAGAAAATTGCCTAGCTTTTCCAAACTCCATCTTTAAAGTGAGAATAATAACTTTCAAGTTTATTATAATGATTGAAAgagataatacatatattaaatgcCTAGCATATATTAAACCTCATTAAATAGCAGCTACTTTCATTATTTTCCACACTTAAACATTGTAAACAGATATTATACAAGATTTAATATTGGTAACTAGCTGTCTGAGATCATTAATATTGCCCTTAGGATACTGTCAAATCATCTGTTGAAATTTACCTGGTATCCTAACTGCTATGCTTACTcacttttccctccctccctccccacttcccacttcccttcccctccctccctctgtcatccccttccttccttctttcctcatttcctttccttctttatttttctttttaagaaatgcctccttatgaaaatatttcaaaaggaatTCATATTTATTGTGAAAAAAATGCGCACCAATACAGAAATATAGAGAGGAAAATGGCAACTCATCCTCCTCCCCACACCACCAGCTCCAGTCTCGTGCCTCTGGACCGAGGTAGCCAATCCTAAAAGTTTGATCATCTCAGATGcttatctatgtgtgtgtgtgctctgcacattgattttttagtTAATGTATCATGTTGGAGAATGTCCGccttttactttatatttatgCAACAACTTAGCAGAGCACAACCTTTTAGGGTCTCATTTTCTTGTCCTCAGCATGCAGGACAATTGTCTTCTGGCTGTAAGTAAGCTTGTAAGTCATTCTGATCAAATCAtctccatcctttttttttttccaatggatGCTGAGAATACATTACCGTCTCCAAATGTAATGtcaattcatatttttattttctttgtagcagttCTTGCTTTCAGTATTGTGTTTTTGCAggacataaaaattaataaaaattttattttggttagaGTGTAACTGTTATCCacagaaaatgttcatttttaatttttcctctttGAAATTATTGTATCCCTTAGTAATGCTGACAtgtctgcttttttgtttttgtattttttgaaataaaacttcgttgattttgtcattttcaaTGCTTTATGTCACTTAGTTTCAAGGGTATCTTTTATAAGCAGCTTATATCCAGATGTTTTTAAACTAATCTAACAGCCTCTATCAAATAGAAATTCAATACATTCATATATACTGTGATGATTCCAATGTATTTCTTGCTCTTAcccccttttaattttattttctatttttatgctttatttctttttacatttttccttgCTTGCTACTAAGTTTTATCCATTTCTTAAATTTCCTCAACACATTTGTGGattatacattttacttctatttttggAGCAGTTatcttaacattttatatttaattttgaacAACCTGAGAAATATAATTGTACATTCtccttatttgaaaaaataaattattgaggCAAAAGCCCTTTTGATCATCTCTTTCAATGTCAGTCCTTTCTGTCTATCCCACAATCCAATAGAAAAACTCTTCCATTTATTGTGGTTGTTTCCTGACATTCTGGATATATACTGACGTATGTTTACTTTGCTTTATATTGGTCTTCCATAAGTAACATCACCAAGTTCTGctctttttgaaattgttttactcaacaaatgttttgAACATCTTCCCTTGTTAATTAACATAGGTGGACCTATTCTTATTGACTGGTAAATAGTAATCCATCGTATGATTAAATGccaatttttatttgcattcatgTTAGTGAATATTTAACTTCTTCATACTTTTTCACTATTGCCAACAATTTGCAATGAACTTCCTAGTACTGCCTCCGTGTATACTACTACAggctatttctatttttaatgttattggaTACTGCCAAATTGATCTCCAGATTTTATGAAAGATTATTTTTCTCCACACTCTTGCCAGCACTTAATATTGTTAGCTTTTGAAACTTTCACTAATTTTCTGGATAAAAAACGTTATTGTATATAATTTGCGTTTACATGATTATATCTTTTCAAATGTTGGATATTTCACTTGAATTTCATCTTTCATGAGCTGTTTGAGAATATAGTTTAaaactattttcagtttttttgcttttctgtttattcttaGAAATTACTCATATATTCTGGATTCTAATTTTGTATCTGTTCAAtctgttgcaaatatttttctctcaatgATCTCACCTTCTTTAACTTTATTTATGCTGCCCTTTATGCTAAGAAgttcttgggtttttttctttaattctatgTGGTTGTTGCAACTTTTGTCACCCATTCTAGTCACTTCCTAGATTCCCAATGCTACTGtggtttgtatgtgtgtgtgggcacGTGGATGAATGTAAGCAATCATTTCAATTAGCTGTGGAGACGGTATCTGCAGCTTTCTATATTGAAGGTTTACTGCCATCAGCTGAGACTTTGCCAGGTGCCTGTGAGAAGATGCTAAGCACACTTAGAGTGGAATGTTTTATTATTAAGTCTTGTAGCTCAATGTCATTAACTCCCCAAATTATCTTGAGTTTCAACAGGTAACAAAAAGCCACAGGCAGAACTGATACCTGATATGACATTTACCATGTCAGCCTGAAAATGGGATGGCAAAACTAAGACATGCCATCTCCTCATTTTCAtgctgaaaagaaagagaatctgAACAAGTGTTACATTTTTCAATAATGTTTTACTACCAGAATAAATgaactatacttttaaaaaatataacatttaatttttaattatgagaaatagatgttaattttaaaatttgagacaaTAAAGTTTTATAAGATAATTAAAAGGACCTAAAATCCCACCAGCCAAGACAAACCActgaagactttatttttttatttttttatttttttttttttgagacggagtctcgctctgtcgcccaggctggagtgcagtggctggatctcagctcactgcaagctccgcctcccgggttcacgccattctcctgcctcagcctcccgagtagctgggactacaggcgcccaccacctcgcctggctagtttttttgtattttttagtagagacggggtttcaccgtgttaaccaggatggtctcgatctcctgacctcgtgatccgcccgtctcggcctcccaaagtgctgggattacaggcttgagccactgcgcccggccaagactttttttttaacaaagatattttgataaatatgcTTTAGGTTCTGCTTCAATGTCTGGTTTTATggtttttgattttttcccctaaaatttgGCTTATTTAGACCATGGTATCCTGGAATCTAATCTTAAAAGTTTTTCCATTAAGCATTTTTCAAATTATCTGATAATTATTTTCATCACAATATGGTTTGCAATCTATTGTTAACCATAACTTATTTAACCAACCTCCTGTTGCTTGACATTTACAGTATatacaaattgtttttaaaaattcttgaaataCAAAACCTTTTCTTGATTCATTACATTTTGGCTATTCCTTAATAAAAAGAAGTGAATACTCTAACCAGAtctaagtgaatttttaaaaacagtgtgtGTTTGTATAAATCTTCAAGTGTAGTGTTAAACAATTTACTTCTGATGTGTTCCTAGATCAGAACTACCCTATGGAGAGTCCAAATTTGGTGTTTTTGCAATCTTCCTTTGCAGAAAGTTAGCTCGTGTAATTCATAAGCAGTACTACTTTCTCTGGACATAATAAACTAATTTTTCTAACttaatttgtttatatgtttaattattttaaaagtcaagaaactGAAGCCACAATATTCAACACTTAGTTGACTAAATGGGAGGAATTCCTGGAGGTGTTCATTTAGAAAATGTGGATTTTAAGATATGCAAGTAAGGGCACTCCCTCTATAGCGTTTCCTGAAATCTATGACAACATTGATTGTgaaaaatgccattattttatgtATCACTGAGAAAGACCacgctggacgtggtggctcacgcctgtaatcccagcactttggaaggctgaggcaggctcacaaggtcatgagatcgagaccatcctggccagcattgtgaaaccctgtctctattaaaaatacaaaaattagctgggtgtggtggcatgtgcctatagacccagcttcttaggaggctgaggcagaagaattgcctgaccccgggaggcagaggttgcagtgagccgagactgtgccattgcactctagcctggtgacagagcaagactccatctcaaaaaaaaacaaagaccaaaCATTGCCAATTAAATGATAATATGCCATCAGTtgtaaaaaaaaagtgaaaaaatatgtcttaaacatgataaaaataaatgatgttaACATGCTGAAATCCTAATATTAGTAAGAATGTGAAGATTGACATCAACAATGCAGTCTTCCTACCTGCACATAGATTTCTCTATTCAATGAGTTTGATTCAGTAGCTCATTAACTGACTGTAGACTCACTGTTTCTCCTGTCTCTTCCAGGTGTGGGGAGGATGTCAGGCAGGACCAGCAGCAGCTCCTGGAGGGGATCTCAGAGCTGGACATCAGGACAGGGGGAGTCCCCTCACAGCTGCTGGTGCATGGAGCCCTGGCCTTCCCTCTGGGGCTGGATGCCTCACTCAACTGCTTCCTGGCAGCTGCTCGCTATGGCCGGGGCCGTGTGGTCCTGGCTGCCCACGAGTGCCTGCTCTGTGCTCCCAAGATGGGGTCCTTCTTGCTCAATGCGGTGCGCTGGCTGGCCAGAGGCCAGACAGGCAAAGTTGGGGTGAACACAAATCTAAAAGATCTGTGTCCCCTCCTATCGGAACATGGCCTGCAATGCAGCCTGGAGCCCCATCTGAACAGCAACTTGTGTGTCTACTGCTGCAAGGCGTACAGTGACAAGGAGGCTAAGCAGCTGCAGGAGTTTGTGGCTGAGGGTGGGGGGCTGCTGATtgggggccaggcctggtggtgggcctCCCAGAACCCTGGCCACTGCCCCTTGGCTGGTTTCCCTGGTAACGTCATCCTCAACTGCTTTGGCCTCAGcatcctgcctcagactctcaaagcaGGCTGTTTCCCTGTTCCCACCCTTGAGATGAGAAGCTACCACTTCCGCAAGGCGCTCTCTGAATTCCAGGCTATCCTGAACCATGAGAATGGGAACTTGGAAAAGAGCTGTCTGGCAAAGTTGAGAGTTGATGGTGCAGCCTTCCTACAGATTCCTGCGGAGGGGATCCCTGCTTACATATCCCTGCACAGGCTCCTGAGGAAGATGCTACGAGGGTCAGGCCTCCCAGCTGTGAGCCGGGAAAATCCAGTTGCCAGTGACTCCTATGAGGCTGCCATGCTCTCCCTGGCCACTGGGCTGGCTCACTCTGGAACTGACTGCTCCCAGCTGGCCCAGGGGCTTGGCACCTGGACCTGCTCCTCTAGTTTGTACCCCTCAAAACACCCCATCACTGTGGAGATTGACGGAATCAACCCAGGTATGAAAACAGGAGAGAATGCCCAGAACATTAAAGACATAGGGGAAAGTGGGATTGGCTGACACTACACAGGACGTTGCAAGTACTTACCTTCAGGAAGATTGAccccaatccttttttttttttttttttttttttttgagacagagtctcactgtcacccaggctggagtgcagtggcgcgatctcggctcatgcaacctgcgcctcctgggtttaagcaattctcctctctcagcctcctgagtcactgggactacaggcacacgccaccaggcccgtctaatttttgtacttttagtagagatggggtttcataagCAGTAAGAGAAATAGCATAAATGCATAATGgtaaggctggtctggaattcctgacctcaggtgatccacctgcctcggcctcccaaagtgctgggattacaggcatgaaccactgggcCCAGCAGACTGCATTCTTTATCAGGTACTTTCAAGAAGATGGGGGCTGGGACTCTGCTTAAGGTTTAGGAGGGATGAGTCTAAGGAGAAGTGCGGATGACTTGAGATACACAGGGGAGAAGCTGTGCCACTGGGAGAGACTGGGAGGCCCCAAGTGGAGATGGAGTCACATAGGAAGGAAGAACTGAGCCTTCTCTATGACTTTTGTCAGGTAACAGTGATTGCTGGGTAAGTACCGGGCTCTACCTCCTGGAAGGACAAAATGCAGAAGTCTCACTGTCTGAAGTTGCCGCCTCTGCTGGCCTGCGGGTAAGGTCTGAACACCCACATCTGCCGCCCCTCAAAACCCGAGAGCTGTGTCATTCTCATCCACTGTCTAGCTCCAGCTCATGGCAATGCTGCCAGGAGTACAGAGATGGATTAttctgcccattttacagattttacagatgaagcagCTAAATTTTAGGCCATCTAAGTGAGTGACTGAAGTGCCTAGTATTATCAAGCAAAAGAAGCTCACTGCAGAATGGACTAGAAGCCAAAACTATGACACttgaatgtttcattttaaaaaaagcattttattgcAATTGGACTAACAAGGAGACAGGAGCCCAGCTCAAATCTGTCCCATTGTACTTAAAGAGTTACTTTATTAGAAAAGGTTTAGGGAGTGGATGATGTGATTAGTAGGTGACtgacagaaggaaaaggaagggctGGGAATCCTTGGGCATGGGCAGTTACCTCTTCATGCCTCCTCATGGGTCCCACGTGCAAATTCAGAGGGAGTTAGTATGAAACATGCAGTAGAAATTTGGGCTGGGTGTCAGCAAGCTCATTCTGCACAAACTCTGGTTTTATCTCTTTATCTTGACATCTGAAGGGTGTGAAAATCCCATCACTCCCCAAAATATGCCCTACATGCAGAATTTAAATTCATTCGGCCTCCTTGACTCTGAGGGCCACTTCCTACCACAGCTAGGGCCTCTTTTCTGTCAGCATTCTTTCTGGAGCTTGCTTATATCAAACCTAAGAAAAGCAACTCCAGGACTCCAGACAAAACAGATCTCCACCCATCTGGCAGCCAGAAAGGGAAGCTCTGgacaaagagggagagagaatcaACCTTTCACTCTGGATGGGCCTCCTGTGTGTTCACAGAGGACAGAGCACAGTCCCCCAGCTCATCCCCAACATCAGTGTCACCAGACTGGCTTAGGTCCTGTTAGAAGAGCCCAGGATTTTGCCTGACAGAAAGACAGAAGACCTTTGCCAGGATTAGCCTGGTCTCTCACCAATTCATGTCAGGTGAAGATTTATGGTGGAGCTGTTTAAATCCTTGGAAAAATGATTTTACGTGCTTTGAAGTCCAGATGACTTTGGACTGCTAAAATTGAGAAGTTTCCATGCCTAGCACATAGATAAGGGAAGCTGGGGTTTCATGGGCATGTTTGTCTAATATCTTCCATCTAAACAACCTCACACGCACATCACAAGGATTCTAATTCCTCCATCACTTGGTGGAATCACCTGTCCAGGTACAGATTGGCTGCCACACCGATGACCTAACCAAGGCCAGGAAGCTATCTCGAGCCCCCGTGGTGACTCATCAATGCTGTATGGACAGGACTGAACGGtcagtctcctgcctctgggGCGGCCTCCTCTACGTCATCGTGCCCAAGGGCAGCCAACTAGGCCCTGTGTCTGTCACTATCAGGGGGGCTGTGCCTGCCCCATACTACAAGTTGGGTAAGTGGAATGAACATCTAGGGAGGAGGAAGAGCGGCAGATGCCATGGAAACTGTGGGATGGTTGCTAAATGGGAGAGAAATAAGGTTTggtggagagaaagaggaagaactgTTGGGGGAGAACGTGGAGGCAGGAGATATGGGATACCCTGTGTCTATGGATACTTCCGAGCAGACAAAGAGAAGAGTCAGGAAGCGTTTTCTTCACTTTATAGCCTATAGACCCCTGTGATAGGAGTTCATTATTGCAATGTTCTTCCAGAGTTCAGGTGGTATTTTTCAGCTCAAAGGAAGTCGGGGAAGTGGGTGTGGTAGGTTCCATGATATTTATTCCCAGGTAAGACATCACTAGAAGAGTGGAAGAGGCAGATGCAGGAGGACCCGGCTCCCTGGGGAGAGCTGGCCACGGACAACATCATCCTGACAGTGCCAACCACAAACCTCCAGGCCCTGAAGGACCCCGAGCCTGTGCTCCGCCTCTGGGATGAGATGATGGAGGCTGTGGCCAGGCTGGCGGCTGAACCCTTCCCTCTCCGCCGTCCCGAGAGGATTGTGGCTGATGTGCAGATCTCAGCTGGTGGGTGCTCCCAGGGAATCCTCCTAGTCAGTGGAAACCATGTATCTATTACTTTGCCTTTTATAAACGTCCAAGATGTGTAAGCATATTTTTATTAGGAAAGCAAgggaaaaagatataaaagacaTTGACCACAATGGGGATGAAAGAATGTTTACATGTGAAAAAAACGAACTATTGATATCTACAAGGTGAGATTTCAGCAGATGGTAGAACAATCTCAGAAAAAGTTGTACTGCGAATTCATAGATGGCAACCAGAGTCATTTCAAGGACAGCATAGAAAATCAACTATTTTCTTCAAACATAAGCCGAGTTGGAAATGAAAAGAGGAAATACATAAGGAGGTTTATGGTAAGTACTGAGTGATTAAAAAGAAGGAGGTGCATAGGAAGAGAAATAAGGAACTCCGGATCCCACATGGGGAAAGTTCATACCTCAAATTTCATAGCTTCAAATAAGGACAAAAATTACCTCTATCATAGAGTGTAAATTTGGACAAAAGTAGTATACATGGGGAAGAAAGAATGACACTGTTCTAGCCCTCAAGGATCTCAGATCCAGTCATAGGACATCATTATATCAGACTGACATGTAAAggacactcacacacacaaaatgaaggTGTCGAATTACAGCAAGAATGACTATGTAAAGTGTAACCGTATTCTCTGGGGCCAGAGTGAGGAGGAGGCCACAACTCAGGTGTGAGAGGCTAAGAAGGAGATTAGGTACTATTCAGTTTCTGACCAAGTAGGAGAAAGCTATTTACTTTCCAATCAGCACAGAGATTCTGCAATTATTGGGGATAACCAGGATGGTGAAGAAAAGTCCCATAATGGAGAAGAATGAAGGAGACAGTTTGGGCAGACCCTCCTCAATGCTCATCTCTTCCTTCTGTGTTCCCAGGCTGGATGCATTCAGGATACCCCATCATGTGCCACCTGGAGTCTGTGAAGGAGATCATCAACGAGATGGACATGAGGAGCAGGGGTGTGTGGGGCCCCATCCATGAGCTGGGCCACAACCAACAGCGGCATGGATGGGAGTTCCCCCCGCACACTACTGAGGCCACCTGCAACCTTTGGTCAGTCTACGTGCATGAAACAGTCCTAGGGATCCCCAGGGCTCAGGCCCACGAGGCTCTGAGCCCTCCAGAGCGAGAGAAGAGAATCAAGGCCCACCTGGGAAAGGGAGCCCCTCTGTGTGGCTGGAATGTGTGGACAGCCCTGGAAACATATCTTCAGGTACTGAGCAGAAATTCTTGGAGAAGGAGATGACCAGACCCTTCAGTTATGTAGCGACCTGGATCTCAGTAGCTCTCCAGCTCCTTCACCACCCCACTAGGTCCAGGGACCACCACCTCCCCTGGAAATGAGAGGGACTGGGCCACATGGTGGTGCTTCTTGAGTTATACCCCTCTAAGGCAGAGAGACTAGCACCTGTCTCACTCACCTTCTGATTTTGAGATGTAcgaggaaatgaaaaatattatgaaaaaatagaaatatagcaTAAGTTATAAAGAATTTAAGCAACCTGTCCAGTATCCCCCATTTAAATGAAGGACCTAGAACTTAAAATCAGGACCTAATGACAAGCCCCAGGCTTTCGCATTGCCATGCCCTTTCTTAGTTTTTTGTGCCTTTCGCTAATTTTGTGAAGAGTGAATGTGAGACAGTCCTAGTTAATGAGGTAACTTTGTACTGCATTCATTTCCATATCCTTAGATAGCCAGTCTGGGGGTATATAGGACCACTGACCACAATGGTAGGTTGACCCTAAACTGTAAATTTAAGCCCTGATTCTGTCCTATTCTGCTACCGACTCACTGTGGAGCCCTGAATATCATTTCTCAATAGCTCTAGAGAGACCAAGTCTGGGACTTGGCCTCAAGACAAACAGGCACCTTCTGACTCCTCTTCCCACTAGAGGGCTTCTCCCCAGCATCCGTGCTGCTGCTGCCTTAGCTCGGGCCTCGTTAGTCTTCCCTCAGTGTATTCCAGTAGCCTTCTAAATTGTCCTAGCATCTTGCCTCAATGCTCTATGATTCATCTTCCTTACACTCCTTCCAAAATAATGTGAATACTCTGTCTATAAAATGCTTACAGTGTTCTCTAGCACATATAGGGAAAAGTCAAAGCTCATTAGCAGGGCATAGGAGGCCCTTCATGACCAGCCCCACCAGTGCCTCTAGCTACATCTCCTGCTGTCACCTCCACATTTACCCTCCGGCATGCCAACCTGCTTATGCTTACGGACACATCTTGCTGTTTTGGCTTCTGTGCCTCCCGTTGTTTGCTTTCTGCTGCTGAATCATGCTGGAACATCTTGTTCATTAGCTGTCAAGTCACTTGTCCAAATTCAGCTCTGTTGTCCCCTTCTCTCCTGGACATCGCCTCCTTGATAAACCAACATTTTTAATAATGTGTTTATTTACATGTGTTTCTCCCTTTGGCCAGTGTTCTCTAGAAGGACAAGAGCTCTTAATCATGTTTGCCTAGCACAGTAGCTGGCAGGGTCTGGATGTCTAATACATGTTATATGTTTATTAAATGCTTAATTTATTGACGTATTCATTAATAAGTGTCAAAGAGCAAGCCAGTAAAGAACAGATGAGCAATAATGAGGGTACAGCAGTGAGACTCTGAGGGAGGCTTGACTTCGATAGTGTTATCTATCCTTGGGCTTTTACAAGCTAGAGTCAGAGAATGCTCATCTATTAAAGGGAGAGTAGAGATGGAAACCCCAGACCCCTGCTAACTAGAAATTTGTATAATCTTAGTGAACAGGGGCCTTCTGCCAAGGGCTTTCTGGAGGGCTGCCCCTTAAGAAGTATGAGCCACTCTCATTTGTAGCCCCTCAAGACAGGCtggagtattttctttttctgccctaAATGCAGTGTTCTACAGAGCAATTTTGTATCATTGCAGATAGTCACAGGTCCGAGACGGTTATCTAAAAAATAAGGATTAGTATCATACCTGGAAAGTATAGTATTCGAGGTTTGCAGCCTTTTAGAATCTCAATAGGCCAAATATGTAGGAAGTGAGGGTTTCTCATCTCAGTAAGGTCCAAACCTGTCCTGATGCTGAGGAAAATACTTGAGATCTgggaagacaattttttaaattaaagatacTAATAGtggacatttattgagtgtttacctCTATTCAGACATTAGGTTTCCCCTGAGCACCCCCCACTAGATTCAGGGGGTGATGTTTTGTGGCTGAGAGGTGGAATGAGCAATGAAATTGCATTATTGTGCAGGGGTAGAGTGGGAAGATAGGGACACATACCCAGGATGAAGGTAACGATTGAGGGGAGGTGATCATgtgaatgaaatatatttaagaacGCACATGTCGCATCACTTTTGCAAACTTGACACCTCATTCTGTTCCTTCTTTCCCTTGTCAGCTCCAGGAGGCCTTCGGGTGGGAGCCATTCACCCAGCTCTTTGCTGAGTACCAGACCCTCTCTCATCTCCCCAAAGACAACACTGGCAGGATGAACCTATGGGTAAAGAAGTTCTCTGAAAAAGTGAAGAAGAACCTGGTTCCCTTCTTTGAGGCCTGGGGCTGGCCTGTCCAGGAGGAGGTGGCTGACAGCCTGGCCTCCCTACCAGAGTGGCAGGAAAACCCCATGCAAGTATACCTCCGTGCCAAGGAGTGAAGGATGCCCCGCAAGGCGGGAGAGAAAAAGCAGGGTCACGCCAGCAACTCCACCACTAGGCTTTGGCCATGTGTGCTCAGTATCTGAGCCTGGATCCCGCTTCCAAGCCTGACCACTAGATGGTGGCCAAGGTCATAAGAAAAAATGGAACCCCTTTCTGAAAAAGGTGCCTTGtgcttct
The nucleotide sequence above comes from Macaca nemestrina isolate mMacNem1 chromosome 4, mMacNem.hap1, whole genome shotgun sequence. Encoded proteins:
- the LOC105471168 gene encoding TRPM8 channel-associated factor 2 isoform X5, which gives rise to MGSFLLNAVRWLARGQTGKVGVNTNLKDLCPLLSEHGLQCSLEPHLNSNLCVYCCKAYSDKEAKQLQEFVAEGGGLLIGGQAWWWASQNPGHCPLAGFPGNVILNCFGLSILPQTLKAGCFPVPTLEMRSYHFRKALSEFQAILNHENGNLEKSCLAKLRVDGAAFLQIPAEGIPAYISLHRLLRKMLRGSGLPAVSRENPVASDSYEAAMLSLATGLAHSGTDCSQLAQGLGTWTCSSSLYPSKHPITVEIDGINPGNSDCWVSTGLYLLEGQNAEVSLSEVAASAGLRVQIGCHTDDLTKARKLSRAPVVTHQCCMDRTERSVSCLWGGLLYVIVPKGSQLGPVSVTIRGAVPAPYYKLGKTSLEEWKRQMQEDPAPWGELATDNIILTVPTTNLQALKDPEPVLRLWDEMMEAVARLAAEPFPLRRPERIVADVQISAGWMHSGYPIMCHLESVKEIINEMDMRSRGVWGPIHELGHNQQRHGWEFPPHTTEATCNLWSVYVHETVLGIPRAQAHEALSPPEREKRIKAHLGKGAPLCGWNVWTALETYLQLQEAFGWEPFTQLFAEYQTLSHLPKDNTGRMNLWVKKFSEKVKKNLVPFFEAWGWPVQEEVADSLASLPEWQENPMQVYLRAKE
- the LOC105471168 gene encoding TRPM8 channel-associated factor 2 isoform X3; translated protein: MATTAAAAFEALMDGVTCWDVPRDPVPSELLLIGEAAFPVMVNDKGQVLIAASSYGQGRLVVVSHEGYLLHAGLAPFLLNAVSWLCPCPGAPVGVHPSLAPLVNILQDAGLEAQVKPEPGEPLGVYCINAYNDTMTATLIQFVKHGGGLLIGGQAWYWASRHGPEKVLSRFPGNKVTSVAGVYFTDTYGDRDRFKVSKKVPKIPLHVRCGEDVRQDQQQLLEGISELDIRTGGVPSQLLVHGALAFPLGLDASLNCFLAAARYGRGRVVLAAHECLLCAPKMGSFLLNAVRWLARGQTGKVGVNTNLKDLCPLLSEHGLQCSLEPHLNSNLCVYCCKAYSDKEAKQLQEFVAEGGGLLIGGQAWWWASQNPGHCPLAGFPGNVILNCFGLSILPQTLKAGCFPVPTLEMRSYHFRKALSEFQAILNHENGNLEKSCLAKLRVDGAAFLQIPAEGIPAYISLHRLLRKMLRGSGLPAVSRENPVASDSYEAAMLSLATGLAHSGTDCSQLAQGLGTWTCSSSLYPSKHPITVEIDGINPGNSDCWVSTGLYLLEGQNAEVSLSEVAASAGLRVQIGCHTDDLTKARKLSRAPVVTHQCCMDRTERSVSCLWGGLLYVIVPKGSQLGPVSVTIRGAVPAPYYKLGWMHSGYPIMCHLESVKEIINEMDMRSRGVWGPIHELGHNQQRHGWEFPPHTTEATCNLWSVYVHETVLGIPRAQAHEALSPPEREKRIKAHLGKGAPLCGWNVWTALETYLQLQEAFGWEPFTQLFAEYQTLSHLPKDNTGRMNLWVKKFSEKVKKNLVPFFEAWGWPVQEEVADSLASLPEWQENPMQVYLRAKE